In Burkholderia lata, the DNA window CCTCCTGGGACATGAACTCCTGGTGACCCATACGCGCTCCTTTCGCGGCCGCGTTACTGGACGACGAACTCGGTGAACAGCACGTCGTCGACCTTCGCGCGCTGGTTGCCGGGCTGCGTCGGCTGCTCGATCAGCTCCCGCAGTTCCTTCGCGAGCGAACGTTTGCCGTCCGGCGTCGCGAGATCCTCGGGATGCTTGTTCGACAGCGCGAGCAGGATCCGGCTGCGGATCTCCGGCATCCGCGCGGTCAGTTGCTCCTGCGCCTTCGGGTCGGTGAGCTTCAGCGACAGGCCGACGCGCAGGTAGTGCTGCGCGCCGTCGTCGGACTGCAGGTTCACGGTCAGCGGGTCGAGCGGGAAGAACACCGGCGCAGCCAGCGGCGCCGGCTCGGCAGGCGCGCTCGCATGGCCGACGCCTTGCTTGCTCAGGAACACGTACATGCCGCCGGCTGCGGCGGCTGCCGCGCCCAGCGCGATGACGGCGATGAGCGCGATGCGCTTGAACTTGCCGGACGAAGCCGGCTTGTCGGCGGTCGGGTTTGCGGTCGTGGAGGCCATGTGAATGCGTGCGTGATGTCTCGTAGCATGCATTGTTCGGCATCCGGGCCGAGCCCGATGGGCGGAAAAGAGGGGGGATTTGCGGCTATCTCAGCCGATTGTCGGCCGGGTGTCGGCCGGATGCAGGGTAAGTGGGGGCGGAAAGGGCCGCCGGACTGGCGGCTGAAGCGGGCGTGGCCGGGAGAAGGCGGCCATGCCCGGTGCGGAAAGGCCGCCGGGCCAGCGGATGGAGGAGCAGGCGCGGCCGGAAGGCGGCGCCGTTCCCGCCGCACGGGGTCTGCCGCGCCGAAGGCGGCAGGCATGATCGGGCCGGCGCCTGGCGGGCGTTGGCCCGCCCGGTCAGATCGGCAGCAGCGTCAGGAGCGGCGCGATCAGCACCATCGCGACGCCCGCGATCATCATCGTCAGGCTCGACACGACACCTTCCTCGCTGCCGATCTCGCGCGCCTTCGCGGTGCCCACGCCGTGGGCGGCCGCACCGAACAGCGCGCCGCGCGCCAGCCGCGTGCGCATCGGCACCAGCGCGAGCACCAGCTCGCCGAGCAGCATCCCGCAGATGCCGGTCGCGATCACGAACAGCGCGGTGAGATCCTTCGGCGCGTGGATCTTGTCCGACACGGCGAGCGCGAACGGCGTCGACACCGAGCGCGTCATCAGCGAGCGCTGCAGCTCGGGCGACAGGTGCAGCAGCTTCGCGAGCAGCAGCGACCCGCACACGCCCGCGCCGATCCCGACCGCGACGCCGACCGACAGCGACAGCCAGTGGCGGCGGATCAGGTCGCGATAGTCGTAGATCGGCACCGCGAACGCGATCGTCGCCGGGCCGAGCAGCCACATCAGCCAGCGCGTGTCGTGGAAGTAGACCGAATACGGGATGCCGGTCAGCAGGACGAGCAGCACCAGCACGCCCGGCACGAACACGAGCGGCGAGAACAGCAGCGTCTTCTTGTACGCGTAGAGCCGCTTCGACGCGAAATACAGCACGACCGTCAGCACGAAGCAGCCGAACGAGATCGCGGTGTTCGCCTGGTCGGCGGACAGGTTCGACAGTGCGGCAAACATGGCAGGCTCCGGCTCAGTGGGCGGACGCGGCGCTCAGGCGCGTGCGGCGGCGTTCGGCGAACACGCGCTGCGCGGCGAGCCGGCGCTCGAGCTTCGCGGCGAGGTCGACCGCGACGGCCACTGCGACCATCACGAACGCGGTGCCGGCGAGCATCACCAGCGCGATGCGCCAGCCGTCCTCGCGGAACAGCCCGCCGTACTGCACGGCCGCGACGGCGGCCGGCACGAAGAACAGCAGCATGTCGGACAGCAGCCAGTTCGCGCCGTCCTTCACCCACGCGGGCGCGACGCGGCCCGAGAACAGCAGCACGAGGAGCACCGCGAGGCCGATCACGCCGGACGGAATCGGCAGCCCGATCTTGCGCACGGCCCAGTCGACCGCCATCCACAGCGCGCCGAGCGCGGCGGCCTGCAGCGCGATCCGGCCCGTGCGCGCGAGGCTGCCCGAAGCGGCGGGGCGAGTGGCGAGTGCGGCGGTCGGCTTGGTCATGGCGGGCTCCCTACAGATATTGCGTTGATGGTGGGAGTATAGGGTTTCCCCTAACCATAAATAAAATGACTTGTCTCTATCCTTGTCATTCCAATTCGGAATTCGTTTTGATCGCCGCACCAATTTGGGGAGTCATCGATGGAATTGCGCGCGCTGCGGTACTTCGTCGAGGTGGTTCGCCAGCAGAGTTTCACGGCGGCCGCCGACAAGCTGTTCGTGACCCAGCCGACCATCAGCAAGATGGTGAAGGCGCTCGAGGACGAGATCGGTTCGCCGCTGCTGCTACGCGACGGCCGGCAGATGGTGCTGACCGATGCAGGGCGGATCGTGTTCCAGCGTGGCCAGGACGTGCTCGCCGCGCAGGCGCAGCTGCAGTCGGAGCTGAACGATCTCGGCACGCTCGGGCGCGGCGAGCTGACGATCGGGATCCCGCCGCTCGGCGGCTCGCTGTTCACGCCGATCATCGCCGCGTACAAGCAGCGCTATCCGAACATCGAGCTGAAGCTGTTCGAGCAGGGTGCGCGGATGATCGAGGCCGCGCTGACGTCGGGAGAGCTGGAGCTGGGCGGGCTGCTGGAGCCGGTCGATCCCGGCACCTTCGAGCGGCTGCCGATGGTGCGCGCGCCGCTGTGGCTCGTCGCCCCGCGCGAGTCGCGCTGGGAGGATCATGCGGCCGTGCCGCTCGCGGATCTCGCGCGCGAGTCGTTTGTGTTCTACGCGGAAAGCCTCGCGCTGCACGACGCGGTGCTCGACGCGTGCCGGCAAGTTGGCTTCACCCCGTCGATCGTGAGCCGCAGCGGCCACTGGGATTTCATGGCCGCGCTCGTGCATGCGGGGGTCGGTATCGCGCTGCTGCCCGAGCCGTATTGCCGTCGGCTCGACGCAGGCCAGTTCACGTGCCGGCCGATCGTCGAGCCGGAGATCACGTGGGCGATCGCGCTCGGCTGGCTGAAGAAGGGGTATCTGTCGCACGCGGCGCGCGCGTGGCTTGAAGTGGCGCGGGCAACGCTGCCGATCGCGCCGGGTGACGATCTGGCGTTCGGCGGGTTGCGGGCGAGGGAGTGACGCCCGCCGAAGCGGGCGGTAAATCGAACGAGGCGGGCGCAATGGCCGCCCGCCGCGCCTTCAATGCCCCATCGCCGGCCCCGCACCCTTTCTCGGCTTCGTGATCCACACGAGCCCCGCGAGTGCGCCGAACATGAACGCCGACAGCAGGAAGAAGTCGTTGGTCGCCATCATGAAGCCCTGCTGCGTGACGAGCTGGTTGAGCTGCGCATTGGCCGTCTGCCCGACGATGCCGAGCTGCGACAGCGCGCCCTGGTAGTCGGTGGTGTTCTGCGCATACACGCTCACCGATTCCGACAGCCGCGCGTGGTGATAGATCGCGTCGTTCTCCCAGAACGTCGAACTCGCCGCGGTGCCGATCGCGCCCGACAGCGTGCGCAGGAAGTTCGACAGCCCCGACGCGCTCGCGAGCCGGTCGTCGGAGATGCTCGACAGCGTGATCGTCGTCATCGGCACGAAGAAGCACGCGACGCCGATCCCCTGCACGAGACGCGGCAGGATCACATGGTTGAACGGCACGTCGAGCGTAAACGTCGAGTTCCAGATCGACACGCCGGCGAACACGATGAACGCGAAGCTCGCGACCATCCGCAGGTCGAGGCGATGCATGTTGCGGCCGATCAGCGGGGACAGCACGAGCGCGAGCAGCCCGACCGGCGCGGTCGCGAGGCCGGCCTTGCCGGCCGTGTAGCCCATCACCGTCTGCAGCCACAGCGGGAAGATCACGACCGAGCCGAAGAACGCCATGAAGCCGAACGAGATGATCATCGCGCCGAGCGCGAAGTTGCGGTCCTTGAAGAGCGACAGGTCGACCACCGGCTCCTTCTCGGTCGCCTCCCACACGAGCATGAACGCGAGCGACACGACCGCGATCAGCGCGAGCGCGACGATGAATGTCGAGTTGAACCAGTCACGGTCCTTGCCGAGGTCGAGCATCATCTGCAGGCACGACACGCCGATCACGAGCAGCGCGAGGCCGATCGCGTCGATCCGCTGCTTCGACGTCTTCGTCTCGCGGCCGCGCAGCAGGAAATACGCGCAGGTCGCCGAGAAGATACCGATCGGCAGGTTGATATAGAAGATCCATGGCCACGTGTAGTTGTCGCTGATCCAGCCGCCCAGCAACGGGCCGAAGATCGGTGCGACGATCACCGTCATCGCCCATAGCCCGAGCGCGAGCCCGCGCTTCGCGGGCGGGTAGCTGCGCATCAGGATCGTCTGCGACAGCGGCACCATCGGCCCCGACACGAGGCCCTGCAGCAGCCGGAACGCGATCAGCGTCTCGAAGTTGGTCGCGAGGCCGCACAGCGCCGATGCGACCGTGAACGCAAGCACCGACAGGGTGAACAGCCGCACCTCGCCGACCCGCCGCGCGAGCCAGCCGGTAAGCGGCACCGCGATCGCGGAAGCCACCGAGTACGACGAGATCACCCAGGTGCCTTCGCTCGTCGCGACGCCGAGGCTGCCCGAGATGGTCGGCACCGCGACGTTCGCGATCGACGTGTCGAGCACTTCCATGAAGGTGCCGAGCGCGAGCCCGACGGTGAGCAGCGCGAGCGCACCGCCGGACAGCGGCGCGGGTTCGGCGGCGGGGGAGGCGGCGGATGCCGTGGTGGCGGACATCGGAATCTCCTAGACGCGGCGCGCGCGACGCGCCGGCACAACGCACGGGTGTGCGCCGCAGCGCAGCCCGGCCGGGTGGAACGGATAAACGGAAAAAGGGAGCGCGTGCCCTGTCATCTTCTGCCCAGACAGATAAATAAGCGAATGCTTAACCTAGACATGGGGCCTCCGCGCACATCAGCAATCCGCTTCGTCGTCGGGTTTCGGGCAACCGGTCGAGCCGGGCCCGTTGGCGATGAAGCGCTGCAGCAGGCCGGTGAGCGTCACAAGCTCGTCGGCCGAGAAACCGTCGAGCTGCGCGTTGAGCGCGGTGGCGATCAGCGACGGCAGCGCCCGGGCGGCTTCGGCGCCGCGTTCGGTCAACGTCAGCTCGATCATGCGGCGGTCCTGCTCGCTGCGCGAGCGGGCGACCAGCCCCTTGCGTTCGAGCCGGTCGAGCATCCGCGTCATCGAACCGCTGTCGTACGACATCTTGCGGGAAAGCTCGAACGGCGTGCGCGCATAGCCGCGCGACAGCAGCAGGATCACGCCGATCTGCTGCGCGGTGAGGTCGAGCGGCTCGAGCGCACGGTCCATCCGCTCGACGAGCGCCTGCTTCGCCTTCGACAGGTAATAGCCGAGGCTCGTTTCCAGCTCGATGTTCTCGGGATCGTAGAGGCCGCCGGTCATTCGATTGCGCGCGCAGCAATAGTGCGTTTCAGATTTAAACGCGCCCAGTATCTTGAAAATTGATTGCTTAGTCAATATTATTTGAGGCAACCAGTTACGACGTGCATGTTGCACTGCCGGAGACTATGTTCTGACCGATGCGCCCGCGCTGCGGGCACCCCGAGGATGTTCGCGATGCTGTTCCTGAAAAATGCCGCCGGCGCGCTGCGCCGCAACCTGACCGATACCGCTCATCATGCGTTTTCCGGGCCGCACCGCGGCTGGAAGATCGCGCTGTACGTGACGATGCTGGTGGTACCGGGCGGCTCGCTCGCGGCGCTCGGGTTCGCATGGTTCGATCATCGCCGGCAGCGCAACGCGAAAGACGGCGCTCGCCGCACGGGCCAGCCGGCCGCGACGGAGCCGTCGACATGGCGGTCCGCCGCAGAACCGCTCCCGCTGCCCGCGCGCTGCCACTGACAGCGCGCGTCTCCCGCCTTCCTGACTGCTCCGGCTGAGCGCCGGCCGCGCCACGCATGGCCGGCGTCGCCCCCCGTCTTCCTGTCAGCGGGCCGTAATGGCCGGTAAACCGGCCGCTCGCGCCGGTAACACATTCCTGTCGCCACGCACCGTACCCTTGGGGCTGCGCAGCTTTCCCGCCGTCAGTTACCATTTGTCCGCCAGCGGCACGACGACCGCATCGCGCGACGCCGCTCGCCGGACGTCGCGCCCAGACAGGAAAACCACCATGCCGTACGCCTCCCTCCCGCGCGCCCTTCGCCCGCTGAGCGCCGCCGTCGCCGTCGCGACGGCCGTGCTGCTCGCCGGCTGCGCCGTCGGGCCCGACTATCACCGGCCCGACACGTCGATCCCCGCCGCCTACAAGGAAGCGCCGGCCGGCTGGAAGGTCGCGCAGCCCGCCGACCGCACCGACCGCGGCGCGTGGTGGACGGTCTACAACGATCCGCAGCTCGATGCGCTGATCGGCAAGCTCAACGCGTCGAACCAGACCATCGCGCAATCGGCGGCCGCGTACCGGCAGGCGCGCGCACTCGTCACCGAGGCGCGTGCCGCGTACTTCCCGACCGTCGGGCTGACCGCGTCGGGCTCACGCGCCCGCACGCCGCGCACGTCGGTGTCGTCGGGTTCGTCGTCGAGCTTCAGCAGCGGTTCGTCCGGCTCGATCAGCAACAGCTATAGCGTCGGCCTCGACGCGAGCTGGGAACCCGACCTGTGGGGCAAGGTGAGCCGTACCGTCAGCGCGCAGCGCGCCGGCGAAGCCGCCGCCGCGGCCGATCTCGCGAATGCGCGGCTGTCGCAGCAGGCGCTGCTCGCGCAAACCTACTTCCAGCTGCGCACGTCCGATGCGCTGCAGAAGCTGCTCGACGACACCGTGAAGTCGTACGAACAGTCGCTGAAACTCACGCAGAACCAGTACGCGCAGGGCGTCGCGGCTCGCGCGGACGTGATCCAGGCGCAGACGCAGCTACAGAGCGCGCAGGCCGCGTCGATCGACAACGGCGTGGCCCGCGCGCAGTACGAGCATGCGATCGCGACGCTGATCGGCGAGCCGGCGTCGACCTTCTCGCTGTCGCCAAGCCCGCTCACGGCCGAGCCGCCGATCACGCCGGTCGACGTGCCGTCCGCGATCCTCGAGCGCCGGCCCGACATCGCCGCGGCCGAGCGCCGCGCGGCGGCCGCGAATGAGCAGATCGGCGTCGCGATCGCCGCGTTCTTCCCGACGCTCACGCTGTCGGCCACCGGCGGCGTCCAGAGCTCGGTGTGGTCGCAGTTGTTCACGCTGCCGGCGCGCTTCTGGACGGTCGGCCCGCAACTCGCGGCCACGCTGTTCGACGCCGGGCTGCGCGCCGCGCAGACCGACGCCGCGCGCGCGACCTACGACCAGGACGTCGCCGCGTACCGCCTCGCGGTGCTCACCGCGTTCCAGGACGTCGAGGACAACCTCGCGTCGCAACGCATCCTTGCGCAGGAAATCGATGTGCAGCGGCAGGCCGTCGACAGCGCCGAGCATTCGCTCGCGATCGTCACGAACCAGTACAAGGCCGGCACGGTCGCCTACCTGAACGTGCTGACCGCGCAGACCACCGCGTTCACCGCGCAGCAGAAGCTCGCGACGATTGCCGGGCAGCGGATGACGTCGTCGGTCGGGCTCGTGAAGGCGCTCGGCGGCGGCTGGAGCGCAGCGGAGATGGCGCGCGAGAACGGCGACATGGCGGCACCGGCACCCGTGCCGGCATCCGGTGCGGTCGCGCCCGCGGCCACCGCACCGTCGGTCGCCGCGCCGCTCGCGCAGAAGTAGGAAGGAATGCGCGACGCGCGCGTCAGCGCTGCGCGTCGCCGAAGATCAGCGACACCTCGTTGTTGCCGATCGGGTGGCCGAGCAGGTTCAGCAGCCCTGCGAGGTTCGCCTGCTGCTCCGGCGCCGCATGCGCGGTGCCGCGAAACGATCCCTGGCCCGGGCCGAAGCTGCCGTGGCCGTCGAGGAACAGCGGGCCCTGCGTCGTCGACAGGTCGAGATCGGCGCCGGCCCCCTTCGCCTGCAGCACCGCTCGGTACGAACCGAGCGGCTTCACGCGCGAGACGCGCGAACTCATCGAGTCGATCGTCACCGTCAGCTGGCCGAACGCGTTGTTGCCGATCAGCCGCCAGTCACTCCAGCCGAGCCGCACGTCGCCCTGCAGGTCGAGCGTGTTGAACGGTGTGCCGAGCCCCGCGAGCAGCGACGCGGGCACGGCCATCGTGCCCGCCGACAGCACCGCGCCGCGCCACGTCGCATCGAGCGTGACCGCATCGGGCATCGCCTCGGTCTGCCGCATGCGCATCTGCACGCGCCCGGTCAGCAGCGGCCAGAAGGCCGTGGTCCATTCGACCCGGCCCGGCAGCAGCGTCGCCGCGCTCTGGTCGGCCCCCGGCGCGAGCATCAGCGTGCCCGAACCGTGCCACAGCGACCCGTCGGGATCGACGAGATTCACATGCCCGCCGGTCGCGCGCGCGAACTGCGGCGCGATCCACGCGGCCGGTGCGAGCGCGACGAGCGTCAACGCCGTCGCCAGGCCACCCGCCAATACCCACGGCAATACGGTGGCGAGCCGCCTGATCCCCGGCCTCATCGGCCGACCGCCACTTGCGTCATCCAACTGCGTCATTTCTGCGTAGATGGTTGCATCACGGCCGTCAGGTCGACCTGGCCGTCGTCCTTCAGCGCCGTTGCATGCGCCTCGCCGACCTGCACCTTGAACTGGCGGCGCGCATCGTCGAGCCACTGCGTCCACGCCGGGAACGACACGTTCTTCATCTGGACCTGCACGCCGTTGCCGACGAT includes these proteins:
- a CDS encoding CidA/LrgA family protein encodes the protein MTKPTAALATRPAASGSLARTGRIALQAAALGALWMAVDWAVRKIGLPIPSGVIGLAVLLVLLFSGRVAPAWVKDGANWLLSDMLLFFVPAAVAAVQYGGLFREDGWRIALVMLAGTAFVMVAVAVAVDLAAKLERRLAAQRVFAERRRTRLSAASAH
- a CDS encoding efflux transporter outer membrane subunit translates to MPYASLPRALRPLSAAVAVATAVLLAGCAVGPDYHRPDTSIPAAYKEAPAGWKVAQPADRTDRGAWWTVYNDPQLDALIGKLNASNQTIAQSAAAYRQARALVTEARAAYFPTVGLTASGSRARTPRTSVSSGSSSSFSSGSSGSISNSYSVGLDASWEPDLWGKVSRTVSAQRAGEAAAAADLANARLSQQALLAQTYFQLRTSDALQKLLDDTVKSYEQSLKLTQNQYAQGVAARADVIQAQTQLQSAQAASIDNGVARAQYEHAIATLIGEPASTFSLSPSPLTAEPPITPVDVPSAILERRPDIAAAERRAAAANEQIGVAIAAFFPTLTLSATGGVQSSVWSQLFTLPARFWTVGPQLAATLFDAGLRAAQTDAARATYDQDVAAYRLAVLTAFQDVEDNLASQRILAQEIDVQRQAVDSAEHSLAIVTNQYKAGTVAYLNVLTAQTTAFTAQQKLATIAGQRMTSSVGLVKALGGGWSAAEMARENGDMAAPAPVPASGAVAPAATAPSVAAPLAQK
- a CDS encoding multidrug ABC transporter ATPase, with protein sequence MLFLKNAAGALRRNLTDTAHHAFSGPHRGWKIALYVTMLVVPGGSLAALGFAWFDHRRQRNAKDGARRTGQPAATEPSTWRSAAEPLPLPARCH
- a CDS encoding LysR family transcriptional regulator, with the protein product MELRALRYFVEVVRQQSFTAAADKLFVTQPTISKMVKALEDEIGSPLLLRDGRQMVLTDAGRIVFQRGQDVLAAQAQLQSELNDLGTLGRGELTIGIPPLGGSLFTPIIAAYKQRYPNIELKLFEQGARMIEAALTSGELELGGLLEPVDPGTFERLPMVRAPLWLVAPRESRWEDHAAVPLADLARESFVFYAESLALHDAVLDACRQVGFTPSIVSRSGHWDFMAALVHAGVGIALLPEPYCRRLDAGQFTCRPIVEPEITWAIALGWLKKGYLSHAARAWLEVARATLPIAPGDDLAFGGLRARE
- a CDS encoding type II secretion system protein N, with the translated sequence MRPGIRRLATVLPWVLAGGLATALTLVALAPAAWIAPQFARATGGHVNLVDPDGSLWHGSGTLMLAPGADQSAATLLPGRVEWTTAFWPLLTGRVQMRMRQTEAMPDAVTLDATWRGAVLSAGTMAVPASLLAGLGTPFNTLDLQGDVRLGWSDWRLIGNNAFGQLTVTIDSMSSRVSRVKPLGSYRAVLQAKGAGADLDLSTTQGPLFLDGHGSFGPGQGSFRGTAHAAPEQQANLAGLLNLLGHPIGNNEVSLIFGDAQR
- a CDS encoding LrgB family protein; the encoded protein is MFAALSNLSADQANTAISFGCFVLTVVLYFASKRLYAYKKTLLFSPLVFVPGVLVLLVLLTGIPYSVYFHDTRWLMWLLGPATIAFAVPIYDYRDLIRRHWLSLSVGVAVGIGAGVCGSLLLAKLLHLSPELQRSLMTRSVSTPFALAVSDKIHAPKDLTALFVIATGICGMLLGELVLALVPMRTRLARGALFGAAAHGVGTAKAREIGSEEGVVSSLTMMIAGVAMVLIAPLLTLLPI
- the fliL gene encoding flagellar basal body-associated protein FliL, with product MHATRHHARIHMASTTANPTADKPASSGKFKRIALIAVIALGAAAAAAGGMYVFLSKQGVGHASAPAEPAPLAAPVFFPLDPLTVNLQSDDGAQHYLRVGLSLKLTDPKAQEQLTARMPEIRSRILLALSNKHPEDLATPDGKRSLAKELRELIEQPTQPGNQRAKVDDVLFTEFVVQ
- a CDS encoding MarR family winged helix-turn-helix transcriptional regulator codes for the protein MTGGLYDPENIELETSLGYYLSKAKQALVERMDRALEPLDLTAQQIGVILLLSRGYARTPFELSRKMSYDSGSMTRMLDRLERKGLVARSRSEQDRRMIELTLTERGAEAARALPSLIATALNAQLDGFSADELVTLTGLLQRFIANGPGSTGCPKPDDEADC
- a CDS encoding DHA2 family efflux MFS transporter permease subunit; the encoded protein is MSATTASAASPAAEPAPLSGGALALLTVGLALGTFMEVLDTSIANVAVPTISGSLGVATSEGTWVISSYSVASAIAVPLTGWLARRVGEVRLFTLSVLAFTVASALCGLATNFETLIAFRLLQGLVSGPMVPLSQTILMRSYPPAKRGLALGLWAMTVIVAPIFGPLLGGWISDNYTWPWIFYINLPIGIFSATCAYFLLRGRETKTSKQRIDAIGLALLVIGVSCLQMMLDLGKDRDWFNSTFIVALALIAVVSLAFMLVWEATEKEPVVDLSLFKDRNFALGAMIISFGFMAFFGSVVIFPLWLQTVMGYTAGKAGLATAPVGLLALVLSPLIGRNMHRLDLRMVASFAFIVFAGVSIWNSTFTLDVPFNHVILPRLVQGIGVACFFVPMTTITLSSISDDRLASASGLSNFLRTLSGAIGTAASSTFWENDAIYHHARLSESVSVYAQNTTDYQGALSQLGIVGQTANAQLNQLVTQQGFMMATNDFFLLSAFMFGALAGLVWITKPRKGAGPAMGH